One genomic region from Rubinisphaera margarita encodes:
- a CDS encoding glycosyltransferase family 2 protein, producing the protein MKISVVIPAFNEQRAIGPLLAQLRELVAICPHEIDIIVVDDGSTDQTAEFATSLADQVIRRKSRGGSGTARIDGILASRADYIAMLDADGSYAPKDLLKLFEFVPEFDQVNGARCCESGTWPLLRAPVKWAIRKLAEWVSGHTIDDLNTGMKVLNRAIVLRYLWALSPGFSCVSSMTLAYLCNGHSVKYVPIDYHPRIGTSKFHPIRDTARYLLTVVRVIMYFNPLRVFGPLALALFVAGHYRIFAFGINSPAGIADADVIIIVSSIIILAIGMLADLIVKQRRYVRLDDNSAASTTDRSF; encoded by the coding sequence TTGAAGATTTCCGTTGTCATCCCCGCCTTTAACGAGCAGCGTGCTATCGGACCTCTTCTCGCTCAGCTACGCGAGTTGGTGGCAATCTGTCCGCATGAGATCGACATTATCGTCGTAGACGATGGTTCAACGGATCAAACGGCCGAATTTGCCACGTCGCTTGCGGACCAGGTCATCCGCCGGAAATCCCGGGGAGGTTCCGGCACCGCCCGTATCGATGGCATCCTTGCCTCTCGGGCCGATTACATCGCCATGCTGGATGCCGATGGCTCATACGCTCCAAAGGATCTTCTCAAGCTCTTCGAATTTGTCCCCGAGTTTGATCAGGTTAATGGGGCGCGCTGCTGCGAGTCCGGAACCTGGCCACTTTTGAGGGCGCCTGTAAAGTGGGCCATTCGAAAGCTCGCTGAATGGGTTAGCGGACATACGATCGACGATTTGAATACCGGGATGAAGGTTCTCAACAGAGCAATCGTGTTGAGATATCTCTGGGCACTCTCTCCAGGATTCTCTTGCGTAAGCTCAATGACTTTGGCTTATCTCTGTAACGGCCATTCTGTCAAGTACGTTCCAATCGATTACCACCCCCGTATTGGTACGTCAAAATTTCACCCGATCAGAGACACCGCCCGATATCTCCTGACAGTCGTCCGAGTCATCATGTATTTCAATCCGTTGAGAGTGTTCGGCCCCTTGGCCCTTGCGCTGTTCGTCGCCGGCCACTATCGGATCTTTGCATTCGGTATAAATTCCCCTGCCGGGATCGCGGATGCAGACGTCATCATCATCGTGTCTTCCATCATTATTCTTGCAATAGGCATGCTTGCAGATCTGATCGTCAAGCAGCGGCGATATGTCCGGTTGGATGACAATTCCGCCGCTTCGACGACGGATCGGAGTTTCTGA
- a CDS encoding helix-turn-helix transcriptional regulator produces MTTAKLKRQWLILRTLAARRFGVTVKELAEELETGLKTIRRDLVDLREAGFPLAERDGPHGRKYWTCEKAKDVPELGFDYTEILSLYLARQQLEPLVGTLIWAGAHSAMKKIKATLKNSQCEYLDKIGGLVHSVRSRTSDYAEKEQILDDLMVTCEDSTIAGISYQSARSTEPVSYFVHPYGFVYFRDSIYLVAFSQHHREVRHFKLDRVLDVERQSLRFERPADFDLDSFHAHTFGVFHEDGPSRRVVIRFDASVRQYVQEHEFHRSQSVETHRDGSLTATFALASLQELKSWVLSFGPKAEVLEPAELREEITHDLKRCLAVYHEHEKQEHR; encoded by the coding sequence ATGACCACTGCAAAACTCAAACGACAATGGCTGATTCTACGCACCCTGGCGGCGCGGCGGTTCGGGGTAACGGTCAAGGAATTAGCTGAAGAACTCGAAACTGGACTGAAGACGATCCGTCGAGATCTTGTCGACTTGCGAGAAGCCGGATTTCCTCTCGCTGAACGTGATGGCCCTCACGGCCGCAAGTATTGGACTTGCGAGAAGGCCAAGGACGTTCCCGAACTCGGATTCGATTACACGGAGATTCTCTCGCTCTATCTGGCGAGACAACAACTGGAGCCGCTGGTGGGGACGCTGATCTGGGCCGGAGCCCATTCGGCGATGAAGAAGATCAAGGCGACGCTGAAAAACTCGCAGTGCGAATATCTCGATAAGATTGGCGGTCTCGTCCACAGCGTCCGCTCCCGCACGAGCGACTACGCTGAGAAGGAGCAGATCCTCGACGATCTGATGGTGACGTGCGAGGACTCCACGATTGCAGGTATTTCCTATCAGTCAGCCCGCTCGACCGAACCCGTTTCCTACTTCGTGCACCCTTACGGCTTCGTTTATTTCCGCGACTCCATCTATCTGGTCGCCTTTTCGCAGCACCACCGTGAGGTCCGCCACTTCAAACTCGACCGAGTGCTGGATGTCGAACGGCAGTCGCTGAGATTTGAAAGGCCGGCGGATTTCGACCTCGACTCGTTTCATGCTCATACTTTCGGCGTTTTTCACGAAGACGGTCCCTCACGGAGGGTTGTCATCCGCTTCGACGCTTCTGTCCGGCAATATGTCCAGGAACACGAATTTCACCGCAGCCAGTCGGTTGAGACTCACCGCGATGGCAGCCTCACTGCTACTTTCGCACTGGCCAGCCTGCAGGAACTCAAAAGTTGGGTTCTCAGTTTCGGGCCGAAAGCCGAGGTCCTGGAACCGGCTGAGTTGCGGGAGGAGATCACGCACGATCTTAAGAGATGCCTGGCTGTCTATCACGAACATGAAAAGCAGGAACACAGATGA